From Homalodisca vitripennis isolate AUS2020 chromosome 1, UT_GWSS_2.1, whole genome shotgun sequence, the proteins below share one genomic window:
- the LOC124368868 gene encoding active regulator of SIRT1-like, whose product MSYSVVKQYLEISETNKTETGQTKLAVKNKKQAQKFLLEQQRTEQVRRQYKRQQDRTEDNLRRLNALSRNRVSKDTTTSIVKRAKRSKEEPEIVKPEEGTVFTEEDFVMFEREYVVD is encoded by the exons ATGTCTTACTCAGTTGTGAAGCAGTACCTGGAAATTTCAGAAACCAACAAAACAG AAACTGGGCAGACAAAGTTAGCTGTTAAAAACAAGAAGCAAGCCCAAAAGTTTCTGTTAGAGCAACAGCGTACTGAGCAGGTCCGCAGACAGTACAAGCGGCAGCAGGATCGGACAGAGGACAACCTCCGCAGACTGAACGCTCTGAGCCGTAACCGAGTGAGCAAGGACACAACAACTTCT ATTGTAAAAAGGGCCAAGAGAAGTAAAGAGGAACCAGAGATTGTGAAACCGGAAGAAGGCACAGTGTTCACTGAGGAGGATTTTGTTATGTTCGAGCGTGAGTACGTCGTGGACTAG